CTACCGCATGTCTGAAACCATTAACCTTTCCGTTCCACAAAACAATTCCCCAATGGATTCTGCTGATCCGATCGATCAATTGGCCCTCCTCGCCGCAGAAGCTGCCGACGATCGCAAAGCAGGAGACATTGTGTTGATCAAAGTTGGAGAGGTCTCCCCGATCACGGAATATTTTGTGATGGCGACGGGTTATTCCAAGGTGCAAGTACGGGCCATCGCCAACGCGATCGAGGACAAGATTAAAGAAACCCTCGATCGTAA
This DNA window, taken from Alkalinema sp. FACHB-956, encodes the following:
- the rsfS gene encoding ribosome silencing factor, which produces MSETINLSVPQNNSPMDSADPIDQLALLAAEAADDRKAGDIVLIKVGEVSPITEYFVMATGYSKVQVRAIANAIEDKIKETLDRKPLRNEGLSEGLWACLDYGDVVVHVQMPSEREYYGLEAFWGHAERIPFVPKAA